From the genome of Tripterygium wilfordii isolate XIE 37 chromosome 6, ASM1340144v1, whole genome shotgun sequence:
GGAAGTGATTGTATGTGTGGGTGGTCGGGCTGTGCAAGTCAAATCTGCTATATTTCATCCCCTTGCATAAAGTTTTTTCTCGTATGAAATTGCCTAGTAGCAGTCATCACACCTCTCATGTCATGTTTCACTTGCCTCCAAAGAATAAATTCAAGTGTCGTAGGACCATTTCCAAGCTTTTAAGCAAAATTAATAGACAACAAATAAAGATTGTGACTTGTCTTGACTTTCCTTTCATACTGGTGGCTGTGATTAGTATAGTTTGGAAGTGGTCCTAAATCTACACTGtaagaaaagaaacaagatcAGTTGAGTGCTGTGTGTAGAATGAAAGCTGCTTATCCCAGTGAACTTCGAAAAGACAACAAAATTTGGCTCATCTCTAGAATCAGTAAACTTCGAAAACACAACAAATATTTGGCTGATCTCTAGAATCAGTTTCTTTTTATTGTGAGTTCGATAGCTTATTCTAGAACCACAATGCTTCttttatatgatttttgttgAAATTCGTAATCCAAACACATTGAATATATTGTTTGCTCTGGTCACGGGCCTGCACGGATTTGATATTCATGGGCCGTCGTTATTGGTTCTTAGACCCAAAAAACACGTCCACAATGTGAGAGGTAATTGAATTTGCTTATAAACCACTTGGATGGGTTATGCCACATCGATGTAGAATTTTTAGTCTTGACAATTTATAGCACAGGAGTTTGGCCATCATTTTCTTCATGGACATACATTGAATTTTTAATATACAGCCCCGACCCAAAAGTTCGGCCCAGAAGCCAAGAGATTTGAACTTGGTCGCCAACCATATCATACATGTTTAGGGAAATAAACATGTGTAATATGAGTATAGTAGATTGCATCTGTGCATTCAATTATcatattcattcattcaataCCAGATGTGGCTCTTATGCTATGAAAGGTAAATGCATGAGCTGTATCCAGTGATAATAATGGAGCTTGCTCTTTTGTAAGCCTgaaaaaaaccaaacaacaGTACTACCATCGCAATGAGCAGGCCTCCACATTTATGTTTGTGGACGTAACACTAGTTGGTTCATAAACGTATCTTGTCCATTCCATAAAGGTTAACAGATGTTATAAAGCTGAGATTGGGTTTCCCTCATTTTCTTATTTAGTTTTCGAATCTCTAGTGTCACTATACATGATCTGTAGGAATACGTACACAGTGGATATGCTTATGTTTTTGAAGAGTAATTCTATGCCACAACAATTGCTGCAAGAGTGCAAGTACATGTCCAACAATATCTCTATAAATGATCATGAAACCACCCATAGAAAGAGAAAGTTCGAGCTAATCTAGCAGaaggacttctaacaacaccacTCTCCTTCTGCATTGAATGGCTCTCTCAAACTCTCCTCCTCTGTATGAGAAAATCCCTCTCAGGAACACTTTTCAAAGAGCCTTGGAGGTCACAATCCTTTGTCTTCTCCTTTCACTCCTTGTTTATCGTCTTCTCACTTTCAGCAAGCATGGATTTGCTTGGTTTCTTGCTTTGGGATGTGAATCATGGTTCTCCTTCATCTGGTTTCTCTGGTTGAACTCCAAATGGAGTCCAGTGGTATACAAAACATACCCCAAATACCTTCTTCAGGGGTAAGAAACATGTCACCATATTGTTTACTACAACGTTATTTTTACACACATAGATGTTAAAGCCATGACTGATTCATTGTCCATGATTTTCTTCTTGACAGGGTACAAGATCTACCTCCTGTGGATATGTTTGTTACAACTGCAGATCCAGTGCTCGAACCGCCGTTACTCACTATAAACACCGTAATTTCTTTGTTGGCAGTTGATTATCCAGCTCACAAGCTAGCTTGCTACGTATCTGATGATGGTTGCTCTCCTCTTACTTATTACTCTCTCATTGAAGCATCCAAGTTTGCTAAGATTTGGATTCCATTCTGTAAGAAATATAGTGTCCAAGTTCGAGCTCCCTTTAGATACTTCTTAACTGATGAGTCCCAGTCTCTTGATTGTCCGCTTGAATTCCAACTAGAATGGAAAACAATGAAGGTAAAGTAATGACAAAACAGGGAGAAGACATGGTGATGATTTTAGGTATGCTTGCAGGTACTTTTAGAAGATTTAATTGTTTGTATTCATCATTACAGGATGAGTACGAGCTGCTAAGCCGAAAAATCAATGATGCTGGTCGGAAATCTGTCCCATGTGATCTAACAGGGGAATTCGCTGTTTTCTCCGATACAGAACGTAACAATCATCCAACAATAATCAAGGTATCTTGATGAGGTTTTGTataattaaacatgaaaaagattACTTTATCATTAACCAAAACTTTGTAGGTGATATGGGAGAACAAAGGTCTTTCAGATGGGTTACCACACTTGATTTATATTTCAAGACAAAAGCTGCGGAAACATCCACACCGTTACAAAGCAGGAGCCATGAATGTACTAGTAAGTGCCTCTTCATGCCAATCAAGTTTCAATGGTAGTAGTATTTGTGTAACTAATAAACTGAATATTTATTTCCCTTTGTTTGATGATCAAACAGACTAGAGTCTCTGGTTTGATGACAAATGCTCCATTCATACTGAACGTGGACTGTGATATGTATGCCAACAATCCACAAATCATTCATCATGCCATGTGTCTTCTACTGGGTTCTGCAAATGAAAGAGATTGCGGATTTGTACAGTATCCTCAAATGTTCTATGATGGAATAAAGGATGATCCATTTGGAAATCAATTAGAAGTTTTGCAGGAAgtatgctattttttttttcacttagaCAAGCAATAAGTTTTGAGCTAATAGGTTAACCTATTAGGTTGAGATGGTaagcatattgtaggtgccagaATTACTGACTAAAACAACATTATTTTCTGTTCAAGTCTTTTGGGCCTGGAATAGGGGGAATGCAAGGACCTGTCTACGGTGGAACGAACTGCTTCCATAGACGAAAAATTATATATGGTCGATCACCGAATGATGCAAAGAGTGaaagaaaaacttttccatcagTTAAAGGTACGCTAACAAAGATCTAAGTAAATTTCTGTTGCAATAAGCAGATATTTTGTTCTGTCTTTCTGAATATTGAAACTTTGCAGGAGAGCTAGATGTGGATGAATTACATAAAATATTCGGAAACTCAAAGGAGCTTGTCAAATCAGCAGCTATTGCATTAAGTAGTGAGACAGGCAACCCAAGCAATCTGTCGAATGCTCTCGAGGCAGCACACCAAGTTGCAAATTGTGACTATGAGTATGGAACCGATTGGGGTAGTAAGGTTGGGAGGAAGCTGATAtgctgattaaaaaaaattattgattgattCGATCGTATTAACACTAGAATGTAAAGTTAGAAGAACTATGTACATTTGACTCGTTCGCACCATTAATGGCTACACTGTTTGTAGGTTGGTTGTCTCTATGGATCCACAGCAGAAGACATCCTCACTGGACTAGTGATTCACACCAGAGGCTGGAAATCAGTGTATTGCAAGCCAAACCCTCCGGCATTCTTAGGCTGTGCACCATCAGGTGGACCTAGTTCAATGATGCAAATGAAGAGGTGGGCAACAGGTTTGCTTGAAGTTCTTCTACACAAAAATTGTCCAATTTTTGGCACCCTCTATGGAAAGCTTCAGCTCAGGCAATGCTTGGCCTACATGTTGATACTTGTGTGGGGATTTCGCTCCATTTTCGAGGTCTGCTATGCAGCTCTGCCCGCATATTGCATCATCACAGACTCTAGTTTCCTGCCCAAGGTGAGTTGAGGAGAAATTACATTATTCGTACAATAATTCACTAATCTTGGATTCTCTAATCTCGAAGTACCGATTCGTGAATATATGGAGAAGACTACAATTTCAGAAAcaacatgttttattttaagtCTGCTCATTATTTTTATTGCTGGATGGCTACACAACTATTCTATACACCAACTCTTGTAAACAGCCTAATTCTAAATTAACATTCACAAATTTGTCAATGCAGGTTCAGGAACGAGCCATAATCATTCCTGTTGCCCTTTTTGTGATTTACAACATATACACCCTATCAGAATACCTTCGAATCGGCTTGTCGATCCGTTCATGGTGGAACAACCAGAGAATGGCGAAAATAAATTCGACAAGTGCATGGCTGCTTGGGTTTTTAAGTGTCATTCTAAAGATCATTGGATTATCTGAGACAgtctttgaaattacacagaaagaCCAATCTTTTGATGGTGATGATGCTAATGCCGGACGATTCACCTTCAATGCATCCCCAGCTTTTGTACCAGGGACAACCCTTGTGCTGCTGCAATTGATGGCAatgggtttgggtttgtttgGGGTGCAGCCACCAGAGCGTCATGGTGAGCAGGGTTCAGGGACAGGAGAGTTTGTTTGTAGTTTGCTTGTGATGGCCTACTTTTGGCCATTTTTTAAGGGACTGTTTGGGAAAGGAAAATATGGGATTCCCTCATCAATCTTAGTCAAGTCCTCTGCTTTGACATTATTGTTTGTGCTCTTCAGCAGATGAACGTCAGTTGGTTCAATAATTGTACTTTGAAGTATCAAATTAGATCACGATCTCTTCTGAATGGAGACAGGAGAGGAAGGGAAGAATGGGCTGGTTGCATTTGTTTTGGGCCTATTGGGCTCGTATGTATGTGTTATTGGTATTTTGCTGGTGTGGATTAAGGCTCATTTGGCTTCCATAGGCAATTCAAGAATGAATGCTAAAGAAGGAAATTCCCCCTCATCAAAATTTaacttttattaatttatgGCTGACGGTTGTTCGACCTTTTTCTGATCGTTGACCGACAAAAACTAAAACCCATATGGTCCAAACCCGTGTCCCCCGTGCGGGGGTTCAGTaagaagtattttttttaaaacgatAATGATAAATATTTCAACAGGGTATTCTCAGTTATCTTAGTTGTTGAGTTGAACGCACAAATTTTAAGTGAATTCATGGCTTCACATATCCCTCAAGATGCACATAAGATCTTGTGCGTGCAACTCAACAGCTGAAATAACTCAAATACCAACCACTAAGACTCATATCataactattttttaaaaacacggGTATAAGAAACAGTTTTATTTAAACTACAATCAGTATATGTCCGCAATTAAGAAACCGCGCTATACAGAATTTTTGTGTTGTAGTGATTACTGATATCgctaagaagaagaaatattcTTTACCTACTATAAAATATTTATGACCTCCCAATAAAGGAACAAAATCTTGTTTAATAatcttattaaataaaatttataaaaattatactTTTTTGAAATTAATCTTATATTTGAGTGGgatatcaattttttatttttacgaTATTTTCCCCTTGACTGAGATTTTTTCTCCTCctgattttttataaattttatttaataaaattatttaatttactaaaagATCTTATTTAATCGAAAGATAATAGTACGAGGGTTTAATATTGATTGGTAAAGTAAGATGGCTTAAAGTTCACTTGTGTTTTTTTCCTTGGAATTCAATAAAAAACCACGGCAATatagtatttttaaaaattgggTATAAGAAACGGATTTGAGACTAACAATTCACATCTAATAGTACGAAATATTGTGTTCTCAATGGCTAACGAAATCTTTCCATCTCTGTACCAAAAAAATCTACCGCAAGAACAATGTTCAAAGAGTGTTGGCGGTGTCAATCCTCTGCCTCCTCCTTTGGCTCCTCATTTATCGTCTTCTCAGTCTCAACAACCATGGATTTGCTTGGTTTCTTGCTTTGCTATGTGAGTCATGGTTCACTTTCATTTGGGTTCTCACCCTCTCCATCAAATGGAGCCCTGTGGAGTACAAAACACACCCAGAACAGCTCCTGCCAAGGTGATAAATTAAACATCCTCAGCATTGTTGTAATTGCTTTGATTTCACTTATTAACTCACTAATTCTCAAGACATATAATACCACATCGGTAAGACACGGATCTTCCTAGTGGTATATATGACAAAACCCACCttcaaac
Proteins encoded in this window:
- the LOC119999856 gene encoding cellulose synthase-like protein H1, encoding MALSNSPPLYEKIPLRNTFQRALEVTILCLLLSLLVYRLLTFSKHGFAWFLALGCESWFSFIWFLWLNSKWSPVVYKTYPKYLLQGVQDLPPVDMFVTTADPVLEPPLLTINTVISLLAVDYPAHKLACYVSDDGCSPLTYYSLIEASKFAKIWIPFCKKYSVQVRAPFRYFLTDESQSLDCPLEFQLEWKTMKDEYELLSRKINDAGRKSVPCDLTGEFAVFSDTERNNHPTIIKVIWENKGLSDGLPHLIYISRQKLRKHPHRYKAGAMNVLTRVSGLMTNAPFILNVDCDMYANNPQIIHHAMCLLLGSANERDCGFVQYPQMFYDGIKDDPFGNQLEVLQESFGPGIGGMQGPVYGGTNCFHRRKIIYGRSPNDAKSERKTFPSVKGELDVDELHKIFGNSKELVKSAAIALSSETGNPSNLSNALEAAHQVANCDYEYGTDWGSKVGCLYGSTAEDILTGLVIHTRGWKSVYCKPNPPAFLGCAPSGGPSSMMQMKRWATGLLEVLLHKNCPIFGTLYGKLQLRQCLAYMLILVWGFRSIFEVCYAALPAYCIITDSSFLPKVQERAIIIPVALFVIYNIYTLSEYLRIGLSIRSWWNNQRMAKINSTSAWLLGFLSVILKIIGLSETVFEITQKDQSFDGDDANAGRFTFNASPAFVPGTTLVLLQLMAMGLGLFGVQPPERHGEQGSGTGEFVCSLLVMAYFWPFFKGLFGKGKYGIPSSILVKSSALTLLFVLFSR